One segment of Theobroma cacao cultivar B97-61/B2 chromosome 9, Criollo_cocoa_genome_V2, whole genome shotgun sequence DNA contains the following:
- the LOC108663256 gene encoding uncharacterized protein LOC108663256 has product MNPLSILLNKCTLNGDNYEWKRNLNIVLNYDKITWVLSDHEPEALTPQSTPQDIEYHKKWHDANELAKCYILASMNSILQKQHEGMGNAADIMLHLHEMFSTKTRSAKVKAINAFKDLKQKPGELVRDYMLKVISCLNEAELNGAEIDGKTQISMIIHSLNLSFSQFKLDYELHTRDYTLGGLMNDLQNVEEVLDLKKKPEAHAISTSKPKPKGKNKITGNKKISKGLMGAKKKAMKKKTDSKDNTKGKCFHCGVKRHWK; this is encoded by the coding sequence ATGAATCCACTTTCAATTTTGCTGAACAAATGCACTCTAAATGGAGATAACtatgaatggaaaagaaaccttaatATTGTCCTTAATTATGACAAGATCACATGGGTTCTTTCTGACCATGAACCTGAAGCACTGACTCCCCAGTCAACTCCACAAGATATTGAATATCATAAGAAGTGGCATGATGCAAATGAGCTGGCTAAATGCTATATATTGGCCTCTATGAACAGTATATTGCAAAAGCAACACGAAGGCATGGGTAATGCTGCTGACATAATGTTGCACCTACATGAGATGTTTAGTACAAAAACTAGATCTGCTAAGGTGAAAGCAATCAATGCTTTTAAGGACCTTAAGCAGAAACCTGGGGAGCTAGTTagagattacatgttgaaagTGATCTCTTGTCTCAATGAGGCAGAACTAAATGGTGCTGAGATAGATGGGAAAACGCAAATATCAATGATCATTCATAGCttaaatttgtcattttcacAGTTCAAATTAGATTATGAACTGCACACTAGGGATTACACCTTAGGTGGGCTAATGAATGATCTTCAAAATGTGGAAGAGgttcttgatttgaaaaagaaacctGAAGCACATGCAATTTCCACTTCTAAGCCCAAACCCAAGGGTAAAAACAAGATAACtggaaataaaaagatttctaAGGGCTTAATGGGAGCAAAGAAAAAGGCCATGAAGAAAAAGACTGATTCAAAAGACAACACCAAAGGAAAATGTTTCCATTGTGGTGTGAAAAGACATTGGAAGTGA